One segment of Niveibacterium microcysteis DNA contains the following:
- the plsX gene encoding phosphate acyltransferase PlsX yields MQVTLAIDCMGGDFGPSVTLPAARQFLRDDPYASVLLVGLPEAIEAEASRLAGEFPGRARFVPATQVVEMHEAPASALRAKKDSSMRVAIDQVKSGDAQAAVSAGNTGALMAIARFVLKTINGIDRPAIATILPALDGHTYVLDLGANVDCTAEHLLQFGIMGAMLVSALEHKERPTVGLLNIGEEEIKGNEVVKQAAELLRGSGLNFYGNVEGNDIYKATTDVVVCDGFVGNVALKASEGVAQMMATTLKQELKRNLYTRLVALLAIPALRHFKQRVDHRRYNGAALLGLRGVVFKSHGSADAFAFEQALRRAADAARNQVVDRITARVSAHLAAEGVTQ; encoded by the coding sequence ATGCAGGTAACGCTCGCGATCGACTGTATGGGCGGTGATTTTGGCCCTTCGGTCACACTGCCCGCAGCCCGCCAGTTCCTGCGCGACGATCCATACGCCAGCGTACTGCTGGTCGGTCTGCCCGAAGCCATCGAAGCGGAAGCTTCTAGGCTGGCTGGCGAATTCCCTGGTCGTGCCCGTTTTGTGCCGGCGACGCAAGTCGTTGAAATGCACGAAGCGCCCGCAAGCGCTTTGCGCGCCAAGAAAGACTCGTCGATGCGCGTTGCGATCGACCAGGTCAAGTCTGGCGATGCGCAAGCTGCGGTGTCGGCGGGCAATACCGGGGCGTTGATGGCGATCGCGCGTTTCGTTCTGAAAACCATCAATGGCATCGACCGGCCGGCAATCGCGACGATTCTGCCTGCGCTGGATGGTCACACCTACGTGCTCGACCTCGGTGCCAACGTCGATTGCACCGCCGAACACCTGCTCCAGTTCGGCATCATGGGGGCCATGCTCGTTTCCGCGCTTGAGCACAAGGAGCGCCCCACGGTTGGGTTGCTCAACATCGGCGAGGAAGAGATCAAAGGCAACGAGGTCGTCAAGCAAGCGGCAGAGTTGCTGCGCGGCAGCGGGCTCAACTTCTACGGCAACGTTGAGGGTAATGACATCTACAAGGCGACCACCGATGTGGTTGTCTGCGATGGTTTTGTAGGCAACGTGGCGCTGAAGGCTTCGGAGGGTGTGGCGCAAATGATGGCGACCACGCTCAAGCAAGAACTCAAGCGCAACCTGTACACGAGGCTGGTCGCGCTACTGGCAATCCCGGCTCTGCGTCACTTCAAGCAGCGCGTTGATCATCGGCGATACAACGGTGCCGCACTCCTTGGGCTGCGCGGGGTCGTGTTCAAGAGTCATGGTTCCGCCGATGCGTTTGCGTTTGAACAAGCGCTCCGCCGCGCGGCGGATGCCGCACGCAATCAGGTTGTCGATCGCATCACCGCGCGCGTCAGCGCGCACCTTGCAGCAGAAGGAGTGACGCAGTGA
- the rpmF gene encoding 50S ribosomal protein L32, producing the protein MAVQQNKKSPSKRGMHRAHDFLTGPATAVEPTTGEVHLRHHVSPSGVYRGRKVMKAKGE; encoded by the coding sequence ATGGCTGTTCAACAGAACAAAAAGTCGCCGTCGAAGCGCGGCATGCATCGTGCCCACGATTTTCTGACCGGTCCCGCGACTGCCGTCGAACCGACCACCGGTGAAGTGCACCTGCGCCACCATGTGTCGCCGTCTGGCGTGTACCGTGGCCGCAAGGTCATGAAGGCTAAGGGCGAATAA
- a CDS encoding YceD family protein, with translation MSQQQAGFASWLIADPLEFARRGERLAGAVEISALSRLRAELVDTQGSVQVEVVGSEVGDDRFLLVSIEAKPRVECQRCLAPLALDLALDVRFLLVPLGQPMPDDELEDDSFDPIHAERNLDVLALVEDELLLALPISPRHEVCETPQPRERDDSASPFAALANLRGAGKKV, from the coding sequence ATGTCGCAACAGCAGGCTGGTTTTGCCTCGTGGTTGATTGCCGATCCGCTCGAATTCGCGCGGCGCGGCGAGCGTCTCGCGGGTGCAGTCGAGATTTCCGCACTCTCGCGTTTGCGTGCAGAGTTGGTGGATACGCAGGGCTCGGTTCAGGTTGAGGTGGTCGGAAGCGAGGTCGGTGACGACCGGTTTCTGCTGGTCTCAATCGAAGCGAAGCCTCGGGTTGAATGTCAGCGGTGCCTTGCGCCGCTTGCGCTTGATCTGGCGTTGGATGTTCGATTCCTGCTTGTTCCGCTCGGGCAGCCGATGCCGGATGACGAGCTGGAGGATGACTCCTTCGATCCGATTCACGCCGAGCGCAATCTCGATGTGCTGGCCTTGGTCGAGGATGAGCTGCTGCTGGCGTTGCCGATCTCGCCGCGACATGAGGTGTGTGAAACCCCGCAACCCCGCGAACGGGACGACAGCGCGTCGCCCTTCGCCGCGCTGGCGAACCTGCGCGGGGCGGGAAAGAAAGTTTGA
- a CDS encoding Maf family protein: MRTIVLASTSRYRRELLARLELPFVTDKPDTDETPLAGEAPVETAIRLAEAKARAVAARHPDALIIGSDQVASVGDERFGKPGTVERAIAQLKQMSGRSIIFHTAVSLLDTNTGHASTLCVPTEVGFRHLSDAEIERYVSREMPLDCAGSAKSEALGITLLDHIRGDDPNALVGLPMIALCRLLREAGIQTI; this comes from the coding sequence ATGCGCACAATTGTCCTGGCCTCCACCTCCCGCTATCGCCGCGAACTGCTCGCAAGACTTGAACTTCCGTTCGTAACCGACAAGCCGGACACCGACGAAACGCCACTCGCTGGCGAAGCGCCAGTCGAAACAGCGATTCGCCTCGCCGAAGCCAAGGCGCGCGCGGTCGCCGCACGGCACCCGGACGCCCTGATCATCGGCTCTGATCAAGTGGCCAGCGTTGGAGATGAGCGCTTTGGCAAGCCAGGCACCGTAGAACGGGCGATTGCCCAACTGAAGCAGATGAGCGGCAGATCCATCATCTTCCATACCGCCGTAAGCCTGCTCGACACGAACACCGGGCATGCTTCGACACTATGCGTGCCCACCGAGGTCGGTTTCCGGCACCTCAGCGACGCAGAGATTGAGCGTTACGTCTCACGGGAGATGCCACTGGATTGCGCCGGCAGCGCAAAATCCGAAGCCCTGGGAATCACGCTGCTCGACCACATCCGCGGCGACGATCCGAATGCGCTGGTCGGCCTGCCGATGATTGCGCTGTGCCGCCTGTTGCGCGAAGCCGGGATCCAGACGATCTGA
- a CDS encoding SAM-dependent methyltransferase, whose protein sequence is MPGTLFLLPVALGPADSDALHPPATLRTTHLLRHFVVENAKSARAELKRIGHPQPLQALDVRELPKTPTDADLSALLAPALAGQDIGLMSEAGCPAVADPGALLVRQAHRLGIRVAPLVGPSSLLLSLMASGLNGQSFAFHGYLPVKEAERAAALRELEKESRRFKRTQLFIETPYRNQAMFAALLAGLSAETQLCVARELTTAGEWIATRSIASWKKSEAPDLDRRPTVFLFLA, encoded by the coding sequence ATGCCCGGCACCCTCTTCCTGCTGCCTGTCGCGCTCGGCCCCGCGGACTCAGACGCGCTTCACCCGCCTGCGACGCTCAGAACCACTCATCTGCTGCGGCACTTCGTGGTAGAGAACGCCAAAAGCGCGCGCGCCGAACTGAAACGCATCGGCCATCCGCAACCGCTGCAAGCGCTGGATGTTCGAGAACTGCCGAAGACCCCAACCGATGCCGACCTGAGCGCCCTGCTCGCCCCAGCCCTCGCAGGGCAGGACATCGGCCTGATGTCCGAAGCGGGCTGCCCAGCCGTCGCAGACCCCGGTGCCTTGTTGGTCCGGCAAGCCCATCGGCTTGGCATTCGCGTAGCACCCCTAGTCGGCCCATCGTCTCTGCTGCTCAGCCTGATGGCCTCCGGGCTCAACGGCCAGAGCTTTGCGTTCCATGGCTATTTGCCGGTGAAGGAAGCCGAACGTGCGGCCGCGCTGCGCGAACTCGAAAAGGAGTCGCGTCGCTTCAAGCGCACGCAACTCTTCATCGAGACGCCGTACCGTAACCAGGCGATGTTTGCGGCCCTGCTTGCCGGCCTTTCGGCGGAAACGCAGCTTTGCGTCGCGCGCGAACTGACGACAGCTGGCGAATGGATCGCCACGCGCAGCATCGCAAGCTGGAAAAAAAGTGAGGCGCCCGATCTGGATCGGCGCCCCACGGTATTCCTGTTCCTCGCCTAG
- a CDS encoding S49 family peptidase: protein MSEQVWERKLIEDLATEALKEQRRRRRWGIFFKLLGVAYFGVFLWIMWSGRSPEGVDGHPHTAVIELDGVIAANNPASAARVNTALREAFKNDAVKGVVIKINSPGGSPVQAGAIYDEIKRLKATKPALPVYAVVEELCASGGYYVAAAADKIYVDKASLIGSIGVIMDGFGFTEAMQKFGVERRVYTAGDNKAFLDPFSPSVPRHVEHANAMLQEIHSQFIDAVRKGRGKRLKETPETFSGLVWTGQKSIELGLADATGTVSSVARDVIKAEKLRDYTEREPTFERLARRLGGVAAQAFSEGMVETRYR, encoded by the coding sequence ATGAGTGAACAAGTCTGGGAACGCAAGCTGATCGAAGATCTCGCCACCGAGGCGCTCAAGGAGCAGCGCCGCCGGCGCCGTTGGGGCATTTTCTTCAAGCTGCTGGGCGTGGCGTATTTCGGCGTGTTTCTCTGGATCATGTGGTCGGGCCGCAGCCCGGAAGGCGTTGATGGTCACCCGCATACAGCGGTCATCGAGCTGGATGGTGTTATCGCGGCGAACAACCCCGCGAGCGCGGCGCGCGTAAATACCGCGCTGCGTGAGGCGTTCAAGAACGACGCTGTCAAGGGCGTGGTGATCAAGATCAACAGCCCGGGCGGTAGCCCGGTGCAAGCCGGCGCGATCTACGACGAAATCAAGCGCCTCAAGGCGACAAAGCCTGCACTGCCGGTGTATGCGGTGGTTGAGGAGTTGTGTGCTTCGGGCGGTTACTACGTTGCGGCCGCTGCGGATAAGATCTACGTCGACAAAGCGAGCCTGATCGGTTCGATCGGCGTGATCATGGACGGCTTTGGCTTTACCGAGGCGATGCAGAAGTTCGGCGTCGAGCGGCGCGTCTATACGGCGGGGGACAACAAGGCGTTCCTCGATCCGTTCTCGCCGTCAGTGCCGCGCCATGTCGAGCACGCCAACGCGATGTTGCAAGAGATTCACTCGCAGTTCATCGATGCGGTGCGCAAAGGTCGTGGCAAGCGCCTGAAGGAAACCCCGGAGACATTCTCGGGGCTGGTCTGGACTGGCCAGAAGAGCATCGAACTCGGCCTCGCCGATGCGACCGGGACGGTCAGTTCGGTGGCGCGAGATGTGATCAAGGCCGAGAAGCTGCGCGACTACACCGAGCGTGAGCCGACTTTTGAGCGCCTTGCGCGCCGGCTTGGCGGCGTTGCGGCGCAAGCCTTCTCTGAGGGGATGGTCGAGACCCGCTATCGCTGA
- a CDS encoding Rieske (2Fe-2S) protein, translated as MAGSERLICTSGEVQEGGDGVRFPLRTAFGDETGFVVRYRGEVRAYINRCAHVPVELDWQPGKFFDDSGLYLICATHGALYDPVGGHCLAGPCRGGRLPKLDVIERDGHIYLLEKTA; from the coding sequence ATGGCTGGCAGCGAACGCCTGATCTGCACGAGCGGAGAGGTTCAGGAGGGGGGCGATGGCGTGCGCTTCCCGCTACGCACGGCTTTTGGTGACGAGACCGGTTTTGTCGTGCGCTACCGGGGTGAGGTGCGGGCGTACATCAACCGGTGTGCGCATGTGCCGGTTGAGTTGGACTGGCAACCGGGCAAGTTCTTCGATGACTCGGGCTTATACTTGATTTGTGCAACGCACGGTGCGTTGTACGACCCGGTCGGTGGGCATTGTCTGGCCGGCCCGTGTCGCGGCGGCCGTCTGCCGAAGCTCGATGTGATCGAGCGCGATGGGCATATCTACCTCCTTGAGAAAACTGCATGA
- a CDS encoding HAD-IA family hydrolase translates to MAERRFDLVVFDWDGTLMDSTATIVAAIQAACADLGLPVPDRAQASHVIGLGLNDALHTAVPTLDPADYPRMVERYRHHYFARDGELVLFDGVPALIDRLAAEGYGLAVATGKSRAGLDRAFAASGLGARFHGSRTADETFSKPHPAMLLELIDEFAVSPERTLMIGDTTHDLLMAQNAGTPAVGVTYGAHPLDVLDALAPLGLVHSVAELDAWLAANA, encoded by the coding sequence ATGGCTGAACGCCGGTTTGACCTGGTCGTATTCGACTGGGATGGCACTTTGATGGATTCGACTGCCACGATCGTCGCAGCGATTCAGGCTGCGTGCGCGGATCTGGGTTTGCCGGTGCCCGATCGTGCTCAGGCGAGCCACGTCATCGGCCTGGGCTTGAACGACGCGTTGCATACGGCGGTGCCAACACTCGACCCGGCCGACTATCCGAGAATGGTTGAGCGTTATCGCCACCACTATTTCGCGCGCGACGGCGAACTGGTGCTGTTCGACGGCGTGCCGGCGCTGATCGATCGCTTGGCGGCTGAGGGCTACGGTCTTGCTGTGGCCACCGGCAAGAGCCGCGCCGGGCTTGATCGCGCTTTTGCTGCGAGCGGCCTGGGTGCGCGCTTCCACGGCTCGCGCACGGCGGACGAAACATTCTCGAAACCGCACCCGGCGATGCTGCTCGAATTGATCGACGAATTTGCCGTCTCGCCAGAGCGCACCTTGATGATCGGCGATACGACGCATGACTTGCTGATGGCGCAAAACGCCGGCACGCCAGCGGTTGGCGTGACCTACGGCGCGCACCCGCTCGATGTGCTCGACGCCCTTGCGCCGCTTGGTTTGGTGCATTCCGTTGCGGAGCTCGATGCATGGCTGGCAGCGAACGCCTGA
- a CDS encoding RluA family pseudouridine synthase, translated as MVLQGKTPSAPPAVQRVLIDENDAGQRIDNFLIRVCKGVPKSLIYRILRSGEVRVNKGRIDQTYRLAAGDEVRIPPLRLAEKADKAPVPGREFPILFEDDALLAINKPAGTAVHGGSGVSFGVIEQLRQQRPQQRFLELAHRLDRETSGILLIGKKRSALSKLHDVLREGGLDKRYLALVVGKWPNPVQHIKLALTKYLTEEGERRVTVDKDGKASHSIVRLVARWERFSLVEVQIKTGRTHQIRVHLTHLGFPLAGDDKYGDFALNKALQKEGLKRMFLHAASLVVPHPVTGEPLALSAPLPDELAAFVARLDEKEARSYG; from the coding sequence ATGGTCTTGCAAGGCAAAACCCCGTCCGCCCCCCCAGCCGTCCAGCGAGTGCTGATCGACGAAAACGATGCAGGTCAGCGCATCGACAATTTTCTGATCCGCGTCTGCAAAGGCGTGCCCAAGAGCCTGATCTACCGAATCTTGCGCAGCGGCGAGGTGCGGGTGAATAAAGGGCGCATCGATCAGACCTACCGGCTCGCGGCGGGCGATGAGGTGCGGATTCCGCCATTGCGCCTGGCTGAAAAGGCCGACAAGGCGCCGGTGCCGGGCCGTGAGTTCCCGATCCTGTTTGAAGACGACGCGCTTCTGGCGATCAACAAGCCGGCAGGTACTGCGGTGCATGGTGGCAGCGGGGTGAGCTTTGGCGTGATCGAGCAGTTGCGACAGCAGCGGCCGCAGCAGCGGTTTCTCGAGTTGGCGCACCGGCTCGATCGTGAGACCTCCGGCATCCTGCTGATCGGCAAGAAGCGGTCGGCGCTCAGCAAGCTGCATGATGTGCTGCGCGAAGGCGGCTTGGACAAGCGCTATCTGGCGCTGGTGGTTGGCAAGTGGCCGAACCCGGTTCAGCACATCAAGCTTGCTCTCACCAAGTACCTGACCGAAGAAGGCGAGCGGCGCGTTACGGTGGATAAGGATGGCAAGGCTTCGCACAGCATCGTACGGCTCGTGGCGCGCTGGGAGCGTTTCAGTCTGGTCGAGGTGCAGATCAAGACCGGCCGGACGCACCAGATCCGGGTGCACCTGACTCATCTTGGCTTCCCCTTGGCGGGTGACGATAAATACGGCGACTTCGCGCTGAACAAGGCGCTGCAGAAGGAAGGTCTGAAGCGCATGTTCCTGCATGCGGCGAGCCTGGTTGTGCCGCATCCGGTTACCGGCGAGCCCCTTGCGCTCTCCGCGCCGCTGCCGGATGAGTTAGCCGCTTTCGTGGCGCGCCTTGATGAGAAGGAGGCGCGTAGCTATGGCTGA
- a CDS encoding Rne/Rng family ribonuclease, translated as MKRMLFNATQAEELRVAIVDGQKLIDLDIESAAKEQRKSNIYKGVVTRVEPSLEAAFVDYGAERHGFLPFKEISRAYFKEGVEASRARIQDAIKEGQELIVQVEKDERGNKGAALTTFISLAGRYLVLMPNNPRGGGVSRRVEGDDRAELRDALDQLDVPTGMSMIARTAAIGRAAEELQWDLNYLAQLWKAIEGAAKGQSGAYLIYQEGSLVIRAIRDYFSSDIGEILIDTDDVYEQARQFMAHVMPTNVHRVKRYRDDVPLFSRFQIEHQIESAYSRQVNLPSGGAVVIDHTEALVAVDVNSGRATRGADIEETALKTNLEAADEVARQLRLRDLGGLIVIDFIDMENPKSQREVENRLRDALRHDRARVQTGKISRFGLLELSRQRLRPALAETSYITCPRCTGTGHIRSTESAALHILRILEEEAMKENTGALHCQVPVDVATFLLNEKRDDIAKIELRHKVNLLLIPNRHLETPAHEIVRLRHDQLNSEELNLPSYKMAQMPADATYAPPSANTEGKPPRQEAAIRSFTPDQPAPIVEPKTEAAPVAPSATVQLGPSLFQRILNWFRGGDATTAAPAAKPAETKDAGRNGRRNERSRGERGGRGNREERGERGERNRDAQKGRDEQRNRNEARGEKGRDRQGAKPEAVAEQATKPQREGGERGRRDENRGERAEKPEGQTQERRERQPREPREPRQPRQPKPAATEADIATVIDTGAIEGASAAPEIAPQADEGEGTSRRRNRRGRRGGERRNNEAAAQEQGDSANRPVEIMFYPTPEAAAAAAEAQAAADAARRAEAKARRAERDAERQAHRERRQRQAPVEIMFYPTPEAAAAAAAAKEAATTEALPSSAPVVEPVAAPATAASETVAVTAVVEAIANEPAPAVVEAAPIAPVAQAELAQEEPLPVRAAAARTQAQLPFDLSAVLKSDELVMIETRSDAPAAPAAAPVSSDEAPARRRRQRPARPVVADEPLQQVETRNE; from the coding sequence ATGAAGCGCATGCTTTTTAATGCGACGCAGGCCGAAGAACTGCGCGTCGCGATCGTAGATGGTCAGAAATTGATCGATCTCGATATCGAATCGGCCGCCAAGGAACAACGCAAGAGCAACATCTACAAAGGCGTCGTGACACGCGTCGAGCCCAGCCTCGAAGCAGCCTTTGTTGACTATGGCGCCGAACGCCATGGCTTTCTGCCGTTCAAGGAAATTTCCCGCGCCTATTTCAAGGAAGGTGTAGAAGCTTCCCGCGCCCGCATTCAGGACGCGATCAAGGAAGGCCAGGAACTGATCGTCCAGGTTGAGAAGGACGAACGTGGCAACAAGGGCGCAGCCCTGACCACCTTCATCTCACTGGCCGGCCGCTACCTGGTGCTGATGCCGAACAACCCCCGCGGCGGTGGCGTTTCGCGCCGCGTTGAGGGTGACGACCGCGCGGAATTGCGCGACGCGCTGGATCAACTGGACGTGCCCACCGGCATGAGCATGATCGCTCGCACCGCAGCGATCGGCCGTGCAGCCGAAGAACTGCAGTGGGACCTGAACTACCTCGCCCAGCTGTGGAAAGCAATCGAAGGAGCAGCCAAGGGCCAGAGCGGCGCCTACCTGATCTATCAGGAAGGCAGCCTCGTGATCCGTGCGATCCGCGACTACTTCTCCTCCGACATCGGTGAAATCCTGATCGACACCGACGACGTGTACGAGCAGGCGCGCCAGTTCATGGCGCATGTGATGCCGACCAATGTGCATCGCGTGAAGCGCTACCGCGACGATGTTCCGCTGTTCTCGCGCTTTCAGATCGAACACCAGATCGAATCGGCGTACTCGCGCCAGGTAAATCTGCCTTCGGGCGGTGCCGTGGTGATCGACCATACCGAAGCGCTGGTCGCGGTCGACGTGAACTCGGGCCGCGCAACCCGCGGCGCGGACATCGAAGAAACCGCGCTGAAGACCAACCTCGAAGCCGCGGACGAAGTGGCCCGCCAGCTGCGCCTGCGTGACTTGGGCGGCCTGATCGTCATCGACTTCATCGACATGGAAAACCCGAAGAGCCAGCGCGAGGTGGAAAACCGCCTGCGCGACGCCCTTCGCCATGACCGCGCCCGTGTTCAGACCGGCAAGATCAGCCGCTTCGGCCTGTTGGAGCTCTCGCGTCAGCGCCTGCGCCCGGCGCTCGCCGAAACCAGTTACATCACCTGCCCGCGCTGTACCGGCACCGGCCATATCCGCTCGACCGAATCGGCTGCGCTGCACATCCTGCGCATCCTCGAAGAGGAAGCGATGAAGGAGAACACCGGCGCGCTGCACTGTCAGGTACCGGTTGATGTCGCAACCTTCCTGTTGAACGAAAAGCGCGACGACATCGCCAAGATCGAGCTGCGCCACAAGGTCAACCTGCTACTGATCCCGAACCGCCATCTGGAAACGCCGGCGCACGAGATCGTCCGTCTGCGTCACGACCAGCTGAACTCGGAAGAGCTGAACCTGCCCAGCTACAAGATGGCGCAGATGCCGGCCGACGCAACCTATGCGCCGCCGTCCGCCAACACCGAAGGCAAGCCCCCGCGCCAGGAAGCCGCGATCCGCTCGTTCACGCCGGACCAGCCGGCCCCGATCGTTGAGCCGAAGACCGAGGCCGCACCGGTCGCCCCTAGCGCGACTGTGCAGCTGGGCCCCAGCCTGTTCCAACGCATCCTGAACTGGTTCCGTGGTGGTGACGCCACCACCGCGGCGCCGGCCGCGAAGCCTGCCGAGACCAAGGACGCGGGCCGCAACGGACGTCGCAACGAGCGTAGCCGTGGCGAGCGCGGTGGCCGTGGCAACCGGGAAGAACGCGGCGAACGCGGCGAGCGCAATCGCGACGCCCAGAAAGGCCGCGACGAGCAACGCAACCGCAACGAAGCGCGTGGCGAAAAAGGCCGTGACCGCCAGGGCGCCAAGCCCGAAGCCGTTGCCGAACAGGCAACCAAGCCGCAACGCGAAGGTGGAGAACGCGGTCGTCGCGATGAAAACCGTGGCGAACGCGCGGAGAAGCCTGAGGGCCAGACGCAGGAACGCCGCGAACGCCAGCCGCGCGAGCCACGTGAACCGCGTCAGCCGCGTCAGCCGAAACCGGCCGCAACTGAAGCCGATATCGCGACCGTGATCGACACCGGCGCCATCGAAGGTGCCAGCGCCGCCCCCGAGATCGCACCGCAAGCGGATGAAGGCGAAGGCACTAGCCGCCGTCGCAACCGCCGCGGCCGCCGCGGCGGCGAACGCCGTAACAACGAAGCTGCGGCGCAGGAGCAAGGCGATAGCGCGAACCGCCCGGTCGAGATCATGTTCTATCCAACACCGGAGGCCGCCGCAGCCGCTGCGGAAGCACAAGCCGCAGCCGACGCTGCGCGCCGTGCGGAAGCCAAAGCCCGCAGAGCCGAACGTGACGCAGAGCGCCAAGCTCACCGCGAACGTCGCCAACGCCAGGCACCGGTAGAAATCATGTTCTACCCGACGCCGGAAGCCGCTGCCGCCGCTGCTGCAGCGAAAGAGGCCGCGACGACCGAAGCGCTTCCCAGCAGTGCGCCGGTGGTCGAGCCTGTCGCCGCGCCAGCCACCGCAGCAAGCGAAACCGTCGCCGTCACCGCAGTCGTTGAGGCAATCGCGAACGAGCCGGCCCCTGCCGTGGTCGAAGCGGCGCCAATCGCTCCGGTTGCGCAGGCCGAGCTTGCTCAAGAGGAACCACTGCCCGTTCGCGCGGCCGCTGCACGCACCCAGGCTCAACTGCCGTTCGACCTGAGCGCGGTGCTGAAGAGCGATGAGCTCGTCATGATCGAAACGCGCAGCGACGCACCGGCAGCACCTGCCGCCGCCCCGGTAAGCTCGGACGAAGCGCCCGCGCGTCGCCGTCGCCAACGGCCGGCGCGCCCGGTCGTCGCCGACGAGCCGCTGCAGCAAGTCGAAACGCGCAACGAGTAA
- a CDS encoding low molecular weight protein-tyrosine-phosphatase, producing the protein MKRVLFICTGNICRSPTAEGVARAMIAASGADVEVDSAGIQGMHAGEAPDPRSQRAAKRRGYELGKLRARKLAAADFEVFDLLVAMDRGHLAHMKRLCPPEHAGKLHLFRDFIADGVGLDVPDPYYGGDAGFEHVLDLCEDGVVAMLAAIKAGKV; encoded by the coding sequence ATGAAGCGCGTACTGTTCATCTGTACTGGAAACATCTGCCGCTCCCCCACCGCAGAGGGGGTAGCGAGGGCCATGATCGCGGCATCGGGCGCCGACGTCGAAGTGGACTCGGCCGGGATTCAGGGCATGCATGCTGGCGAGGCGCCTGATCCGCGTTCGCAACGCGCGGCCAAACGGCGTGGCTACGAGCTTGGCAAATTGCGTGCGCGCAAGCTGGCTGCGGCGGATTTCGAGGTATTCGACTTGCTGGTTGCGATGGATCGCGGCCATCTCGCCCACATGAAACGACTCTGTCCGCCGGAGCATGCGGGCAAGCTGCACTTGTTCCGGGATTTCATCGCCGACGGCGTGGGTCTTGACGTGCCCGACCCCTACTACGGCGGTGACGCGGGTTTCGAGCATGTGCTCGATCTGTGCGAAGACGGTGTGGTGGCCATGTTGGCGGCCATCAAGGCGGGCAAGGTGTAG